Sequence from the Streptomyces peucetius genome:
GAAGACGGCGGCGAACGTGAGGCGCAGCCAGGTCGTGCCCGCCGGACCGAGGGAGTGGAACAGCTCGGTCGCCAGTGCGCTGCCGGTGTGCAGCACGACCATGGCGATGAGGACGAGTGCCGCCCCCGGCATACGGCGGGGGCGGGCGGCCTGCCCCGTTCCTGTCCGGGCCCGCGCGTCGGCGGCGGGGACGGCGACGACATGAGGAGCGGCAGGAGCGGCGGGTGTGGCGGTGGCGTGGGTGTTCTCGGTGGTCACCGGACCCATTGGACCGGCCCCGCTATGTTTCTGTCCACGGGCCGAAAGTGGATCGACCGGCCACCATTGGTGGACAATGTGTGGATGAGCGCGAAGGGCACGGACGGCGGCACGGAGATCGGCCCGCAACAGCTGCCCGACCTGGGGCGGCTGCGGCTGCTGGTCGAGCTGCACCGGCTGGGCACCATGGCCGCCGTGGCCGCGAGTACCGGATACGGAACCTCGGCCGTCTCCAAGCATCTGGCGGTCCTGGAACAGGAGGTCGGCATCCCGCTGCTGGCACCGGTCGGCCGCCGGGTGCAGCTCACACCGGCAGGTGAGCGACTGGTCGAGCACGCGGTGGGCATCCTGGCCGCGGTCGAGGAAGCGCAGGCCGAACTGCGTGGGACGGCCGATCCGGTCGGGCGGGTGCGGCTGGCGAGCTTCTTCACGGCGGTCGAGCCGGTGGTGCTGCCGGCGCTGGCCCGTCTGCGGGAGCAGTATCCGCGGGTCGCGGTGGAGGTGTACGAGCACGAGCCGGAGCACACGGCCCGGCTGCTGCGGTCGGGAAGTGCCGACCTGGGCGTGGTGTACGACTACAGCCTCGTACCGCGCGCCGTGCCGCCTGGTCTGAGCGCCCGGCAGTTCGAGGAGCAACCGCTGTACCTGGCCGTTCCCGCGAACCATCCGGACGCCGGCCGCCCTCTCGCCCTGTCCGGGCTGGCGGAGTTCGCCGGCACGGGCTGGATCGCCAATTCCCGTGGCACCGATGACGACGAGCTGGTGCAGCGCGTGTGTGCGATGGCCGGCTTCGTGCCCCGGATCGCCCACCGCGTGGACAGTCTCCATCTGGTCAACAGCCTCGTCGGAGCGGGTCTCGGGGTGGCCGTGCTCGCGAGCTCCGGTATCGAACGGCACCGGACGGACGTCGCCTTCCGGCCACTGGACCCGCTGGCCGGCACCCGCCGCAGTGCGCTGCTCGCGCGTGCCGGCCAGTGGTCGTGGCCTCCCGTCGCCGCGCTGGCGGCGATCGTCATGGAAGGCCCCTGCTGAC
This genomic interval carries:
- a CDS encoding LysR family transcriptional regulator → MSAKGTDGGTEIGPQQLPDLGRLRLLVELHRLGTMAAVAASTGYGTSAVSKHLAVLEQEVGIPLLAPVGRRVQLTPAGERLVEHAVGILAAVEEAQAELRGTADPVGRVRLASFFTAVEPVVLPALARLREQYPRVAVEVYEHEPEHTARLLRSGSADLGVVYDYSLVPRAVPPGLSARQFEEQPLYLAVPANHPDAGRPLALSGLAEFAGTGWIANSRGTDDDELVQRVCAMAGFVPRIAHRVDSLHLVNSLVGAGLGVAVLASSGIERHRTDVAFRPLDPLAGTRRSALLARAGQWSWPPVAALAAIVMEGPC